From Candidatus Equadaptatus faecalis, the proteins below share one genomic window:
- the rplS gene encoding 50S ribosomal protein L19, giving the protein MIDPRIALVEKKFQKAEGTLPEFRSGDTVKVSVKVKEGERERIQVFEGVVISKMHGGLRESFVVRKISNGVGVERIFPVNCPTVDKIEVVRHGKVRRAKLYYLRKLSGKAARIKERRDFSEK; this is encoded by the coding sequence ATGATAGACCCCAGAATAGCTCTCGTTGAAAAGAAATTCCAGAAAGCTGAAGGAACACTTCCTGAATTCCGTTCAGGAGACACCGTTAAGGTAAGCGTCAAAGTTAAAGAAGGCGAACGCGAACGCATTCAGGTTTTTGAAGGCGTCGTTATCAGCAAAATGCACGGCGGACTGCGCGAAAGCTTCGTAGTACGCAAAATATCAAACGGCGTAGGTGTTGAAAGAATATTCCCTGTCAACTGCCCGACAGTTGATAAAATCGAAGTCGTGCGTCACGGTAAAGTCCGCAGGGCAAAGCTTTACTATCTCCGCAAACTCAGCGGCAAAGCTGCCCGTATCAAAGAACGCCGCGATTTTTCAGAGAAATAA
- the trmD gene encoding tRNA (guanosine(37)-N1)-methyltransferase TrmD has product MKISILTAFPELMKNYVSASILGRAAAGGKLEIEVIDLRDFADGDYRQIDDYCYGSGGMILKPEPLERALESVSKEGRPFVVYPSPQGTTLYQELVEELSRKEHLVIVCGHYEGVDERFTQKYVDMEISLGDFVLTGGEMPAMAITDAVARLIPGVVGSSSSVENDSFYDGMLDTPHYTRPAEWQGEKVPEVLLGGNNAAIEKWRGRQSVERTLKRRPDIVGRAGLTPWLSGGSYVMELHYPVLGKDGEKTSTAITGMDIHDIARACRTYGIKKYLLVTPLAPQREMARRIITHWTEGWGASHNPDRAEAFSRIKIFASAEKAYDWIREKEKCEPFKIATTAKQSANAVHWLTLKREILEKELRPVFIFGTGWGLHKEILDTADATMTPIEGGDDGWNHLSVRSAVSITLDRFFGKR; this is encoded by the coding sequence ATGAAAATTTCAATTCTCACAGCCTTCCCGGAGTTGATGAAAAATTACGTCAGCGCAAGCATTTTAGGCAGAGCGGCAGCCGGCGGAAAACTGGAAATTGAAGTGATCGACCTCCGCGATTTTGCGGACGGGGATTACAGACAGATTGACGATTATTGCTACGGAAGCGGCGGAATGATACTGAAACCGGAGCCTCTTGAAAGAGCGCTTGAAAGCGTTTCAAAAGAAGGCAGACCGTTTGTGGTATATCCGTCGCCGCAGGGAACAACGCTCTATCAGGAACTTGTTGAAGAGCTTTCCCGCAAGGAACATCTTGTCATAGTCTGCGGACATTACGAAGGCGTTGACGAGCGGTTCACGCAGAAATACGTTGATATGGAGATTTCCCTCGGCGATTTCGTCCTTACAGGCGGAGAAATGCCAGCAATGGCAATAACCGACGCGGTTGCGCGGCTTATTCCGGGAGTAGTCGGAAGCAGTTCTTCGGTTGAAAACGATTCCTTCTACGACGGAATGCTTGACACTCCGCACTATACGAGACCTGCCGAATGGCAGGGCGAAAAAGTGCCGGAAGTGCTGCTTGGCGGAAACAATGCCGCCATTGAAAAATGGCGCGGCAGACAGTCCGTCGAAAGAACCTTGAAAAGACGTCCGGATATTGTCGGAAGAGCAGGCTTGACGCCATGGCTCTCCGGAGGCAGCTACGTAATGGAGCTGCATTATCCGGTACTCGGCAAAGACGGCGAAAAAACGTCAACCGCGATAACAGGCATGGATATTCACGACATTGCTCGTGCGTGCAGAACCTACGGCATAAAAAAATATCTGCTGGTGACGCCTCTGGCTCCTCAGAGAGAAATGGCGCGGCGCATCATTACTCACTGGACGGAAGGCTGGGGCGCATCGCACAACCCCGACAGGGCTGAAGCGTTCAGCAGAATTAAAATTTTTGCCTCTGCGGAAAAAGCCTATGACTGGATTCGCGAAAAAGAAAAATGTGAGCCGTTCAAAATCGCTACAACTGCTAAACAGAGCGCAAACGCCGTTCACTGGCTGACGCTCAAGCGGGAGATACTTGAAAAGGAACTCCGCCCCGTATTTATTTTCGGAACAGGCTGGGGACTTCACAAGGAAATTCTCGACACGGCTGATGCGACAATGACTCCGATAGAAGGCGGAGATGACGGCTGGAACCATCTTTCCGTAAGAAGCGCTGTCAGCATAACGCTTGACAGATTCTTCGGCAAAAGATAA
- the rimM gene encoding 16S rRNA processing protein RimM yields MSISKRINSERVVIGKIAAAHGVKGTMLIFPLTDFPERFLDMEELVLEKPGKTSRTLKVKSIAPYSGKGTFFLNAEGINSMDEAELLKGSLITVDKSERVELSENEFWTDDLKGMKVLDSETGEALGKLEEIMETGSNDVYLIRTADGSLKPLPAIKTAVQRVDVGGKTLYASVPEGLWD; encoded by the coding sequence ATGTCGATATCGAAGAGGATTAATTCCGAACGCGTTGTAATCGGCAAAATAGCCGCGGCACACGGCGTAAAAGGTACCATGCTGATTTTTCCGCTTACGGATTTTCCCGAACGCTTCCTTGATATGGAGGAACTTGTTCTGGAAAAACCGGGCAAAACAAGCCGTACTCTGAAAGTGAAAAGCATTGCACCGTACAGCGGAAAAGGGACGTTCTTCCTCAACGCAGAGGGCATAAACTCCATGGACGAGGCGGAACTTCTCAAAGGCAGTCTGATTACGGTGGACAAATCTGAGAGAGTCGAGCTTTCTGAAAACGAATTTTGGACGGACGACCTCAAGGGAATGAAGGTTTTGGATTCCGAAACGGGCGAAGCTCTCGGAAAGTTGGAAGAGATCATGGAAACGGGGAGCAATGACGTCTACCTGATCCGAACAGCTGACGGAAGCCTGAAACCGCTGCCTGCAATCAAAACAGCCGTACAGAGAGTCGACGTTGGCGGTAAAACGCTCTACGCTTCGGTGCCTGAAGGTCTTTGGGATTAA
- a CDS encoding KH domain-containing protein → MPNYSELVEVIVKRLVTKPEDVLIHEDKNESGAVLITIKVAQDDIGRVIGKKGSTINAIRHVAKAASIKSGEKVDVDIEED, encoded by the coding sequence ATGCCGAACTATTCAGAACTTGTAGAAGTTATTGTTAAAAGACTTGTTACCAAACCGGAAGACGTCCTCATTCATGAAGACAAAAACGAGAGCGGCGCAGTCCTTATAACAATAAAGGTCGCACAGGACGATATCGGACGCGTGATCGGCAAAAAAGGCTCAACAATCAACGCAATCCGCCACGTCGCAAAGGCGGCGTCAATCAAATCCGGCGAAAAAGTCGATGTCGATATCGAAGAGGATTAA
- the rpsP gene encoding 30S ribosomal protein S16, whose translation MSVRIRLSRHGKKKAPFYRLVVTDSHSPRDGRFIEILGTYNPITTPAEIKVNNERAAYWLGKGATPSDTAKILLQKTGVLEAPVYEHVEPKAKLSKKAQAKAEAAAKAEAEAAAQPAEAE comes from the coding sequence ATGTCAGTACGTATTCGTCTTTCACGCCACGGCAAAAAGAAAGCTCCGTTCTACCGTCTGGTCGTAACAGATTCACACAGCCCGAGAGACGGGAGATTTATTGAAATCCTCGGCACTTACAATCCGATTACAACGCCGGCGGAAATCAAAGTCAACAACGAACGCGCAGCTTACTGGCTTGGCAAAGGCGCTACCCCGTCGGACACGGCAAAAATTCTTCTTCAGAAAACCGGAGTCCTCGAAGCGCCTGTCTACGAGCACGTAGAACCGAAAGCAAAGCTTTCAAAGAAAGCGCAGGCAAAAGCAGAAGCGGCGGCAAAAGCAGAGGCAGAAGCGGCAGCCCAGCCTGCAGAAGCTGAATAA
- the ffh gene encoding signal recognition particle protein → MFDTIKERFGSIFSALGSKGKLSQQDIDDAAREIRRALLEADVNFKVVKQLTEAIKQRAEGQEIVNSVTPSQQIFTIVYEELVKIMGEESAPLKISPKPPTVYLMAGLQGSGKTTSTVKIAKRLQSKGHKCLAVACDLRRPAAVEQLRVTAERAKVAFYGPENGETNPVSVAKKALGYAEDHLCDVILVDTAGRLQLDEELMQELEEIKAAVSPTEILLVADSMTGQEAVNVASAFNDKLSLTGVVLTKLDGDARGGPSLAIRSATGVPIKLAGCGEKTEDLELFDAKRMAQRILGMGDLQGLLEKVQSSTNLNDMQKLTENVMSNRFTLNDMLAQLQQIQKLGPLDKIIEMLPVPGAAKALQNADVDGKRLKHLEAVILSMTPEERSNPAVIKGSRRRRIAEGSGTTVQQVNQLLAQYDQMKGMMKSFGGMSGKKMKQLASMMKFKNKFF, encoded by the coding sequence ATGTTTGATACCATAAAAGAACGTTTTGGAAGCATATTTTCTGCCCTCGGCAGCAAAGGAAAGCTCTCGCAGCAGGATATTGACGACGCTGCAAGAGAGATACGCCGCGCGCTGCTTGAGGCAGACGTTAATTTCAAGGTAGTCAAACAGCTTACCGAAGCAATTAAACAGCGTGCGGAAGGGCAGGAGATTGTGAATTCCGTAACGCCTTCGCAGCAGATTTTTACAATCGTCTATGAAGAGCTTGTAAAGATTATGGGCGAGGAATCTGCGCCGCTGAAAATTTCCCCTAAGCCGCCGACAGTTTATCTCATGGCAGGGCTTCAGGGATCGGGAAAAACAACCAGCACCGTGAAAATTGCAAAGCGTCTGCAGTCAAAGGGGCATAAATGCCTGGCAGTCGCCTGCGACCTCAGAAGGCCTGCGGCAGTCGAGCAGCTGAGAGTTACGGCAGAACGCGCTAAGGTGGCTTTTTACGGACCTGAAAACGGGGAGACAAATCCCGTCTCAGTAGCGAAAAAGGCTCTCGGCTACGCGGAAGACCATCTCTGCGACGTAATCCTCGTAGATACAGCAGGACGGCTTCAGCTTGACGAAGAGCTTATGCAGGAGCTTGAAGAGATAAAAGCGGCTGTGTCGCCGACAGAAATTCTGCTTGTAGCTGATTCCATGACAGGCCAGGAAGCGGTGAACGTAGCCTCAGCCTTCAACGACAAGCTTTCGCTGACAGGCGTGGTGCTTACGAAGCTTGACGGCGACGCCCGCGGAGGTCCTTCGCTTGCAATACGCTCTGCGACCGGAGTCCCGATAAAGCTTGCAGGTTGCGGCGAAAAGACGGAAGATCTTGAACTTTTTGACGCAAAACGCATGGCGCAGCGAATTCTCGGAATGGGTGACCTTCAGGGACTGCTTGAAAAGGTTCAGTCGTCAACCAATCTGAACGATATGCAGAAGCTGACCGAGAACGTTATGTCAAACCGTTTCACGCTGAATGACATGCTTGCTCAGCTTCAGCAGATACAAAAGCTTGGTCCTCTGGACAAAATAATTGAAATGCTGCCGGTTCCCGGCGCCGCAAAAGCTTTGCAGAATGCGGACGTGGACGGAAAGAGACTGAAACATCTCGAGGCGGTAATACTTTCAATGACGCCCGAAGAGCGTAGCAATCCGGCGGTTATAAAAGGTTCGCGCCGCAGAAGAATAGCGGAAGGCTCGGGAACTACCGTACAGCAGGTCAATCAGCTGCTTGCGCAGTATGACCAGATGAAGGGCATGATGAAAAGCTTCGGCGGAATGTCCGGCAAAAAAATGAAACAGCTTGCTTCAATGATGAAATTCAAAAACAAATTTTTCTAA
- a CDS encoding DNA-binding protein → MDGLGSIVQKRIRDTLLLDTYGCLLTEKQRLACELAWFQDFSLAEIAETLGISRQGVHDLISKARENMDSYDEKLALLSQQEKLKELAELVGKHRTEISPDVLAAFDKLFED, encoded by the coding sequence ATGGACGGGCTTGGAAGCATAGTACAGAAACGAATACGCGATACGCTCCTGCTTGATACCTACGGCTGCCTGCTTACCGAAAAACAGCGGCTTGCCTGCGAACTGGCGTGGTTTCAGGATTTTTCGCTTGCGGAAATTGCAGAGACGCTCGGTATCTCGCGTCAGGGAGTACACGACCTGATCAGCAAGGCAAGGGAGAATATGGACAGTTACGACGAGAAGCTTGCACTGCTCAGTCAGCAGGAAAAGCTCAAGGAGCTTGCAGAACTTGTCGGGAAACACAGAACTGAAATTTCTCCGGACGTTTTAGCCGCTTTTGACAAACTGTTTGAGGATTAA
- a CDS encoding NAD(P)-dependent oxidoreductase: MSKAVLGFIGTGVMGGSMAGHLLDAGYELHVYNRSKERAAKLVERGAIWEESPAEVAKKSDFIFSIVGYPKDVEEVYLGENGVVANAKQGAMLVEMTTSSPKLAQKIYEAAKAKGLGALDAPVTGGDRGAREATLSILVGGDKEDFEKTLPYFEIMGKNIKHMGKAGAGQYTKLVNQILITGTMTGMCEGLAFAKAQGLDQAAVFEAISGGAAGSWSFSNYTPRILKGDFEPGFYVKHYIKDMKLAWEAAKEIGMELPALDLTLKLYQELADKGFENKGTQSLYKLYE, encoded by the coding sequence TTATCGGAACAGGAGTTATGGGAGGCAGTATGGCAGGTCATCTGCTTGACGCGGGATATGAACTGCACGTTTATAACAGATCCAAAGAGAGGGCAGCAAAGCTTGTTGAACGCGGAGCGATATGGGAAGAGTCGCCTGCGGAAGTTGCGAAAAAATCGGATTTCATTTTCTCAATCGTCGGTTATCCGAAGGATGTCGAAGAAGTTTATCTCGGCGAAAACGGAGTAGTCGCAAACGCAAAGCAGGGAGCAATGCTCGTTGAAATGACGACCTCAAGCCCGAAACTCGCCCAAAAAATTTATGAAGCGGCGAAAGCAAAAGGGCTCGGAGCTCTTGACGCCCCTGTAACGGGCGGCGACAGAGGCGCTCGCGAAGCCACGCTCTCAATTCTTGTCGGCGGCGACAAAGAAGATTTTGAAAAGACGCTCCCGTATTTTGAAATCATGGGCAAAAACATCAAACACATGGGCAAGGCAGGCGCAGGGCAGTACACGAAGCTTGTCAATCAGATTTTGATTACGGGCACCATGACCGGAATGTGCGAGGGACTTGCTTTTGCTAAAGCTCAGGGACTCGACCAGGCGGCAGTATTTGAAGCAATATCAGGCGGAGCGGCTGGCAGCTGGAGCTTCTCAAACTATACGCCCAGAATTCTGAAAGGCGACTTTGAACCTGGCTTCTACGTCAAACATTATATCAAAGATATGAAGCTTGCATGGGAAGCGGCAAAAGAAATCGGCATGGAGCTTCCTGCTCTTGACCTTACGCTCAAGCTTTATCAGGAACTTGCGGACAAAGGCTTTGAGAACAAAGGCACGCAGTCGCTCTACAAGCTGTATGAATAA